The following DNA comes from Photobacterium sp. DA100.
AGAAATAGCTCGGCCGCTTGCTCAAGCGATAAAGCCAGCTTTCCAGAGCGGTGGAAAACCAGCGAATAACAGGACCAAATCATTTTTTTTGCAACATCACGGCAGAAAGACAAATAGTGGGACACCACCCTTGTTGCCATTATTTTTCGGCGGTACTCGTCGAGCTGCAAAGGCAGATCATCATTCATCGATCTACCGATCTCCCAGCTAGGCTCAAAGCAACCAAACCGACTGGAAAGATCGTCGCCAAACACACAGACACAACAGTGTTTCAGCCAAAACCCCCACTTGAAAATTGTTGAGATATCAAGCACCTCATCTTTGGTCAACACGGTGAGCTGTACGGCAGTGATTTGTGGCCACTGTTGCTCAACTCGACTGGCTATGCTGCTACGTATTGCATGCTCCGACACAGTCAAGGGCTCAGCCACAACCAAAGTCACATTGAGATCCGAACGACCTGCTACCGCCTGCTTTCTTACAACACTACCGGCAACATACACACTGTGCACTGCCGTAATACTTCGACTAAGCTGGAAGACCAATTGGTCAATAATCTTAGCGAACTCAGGCTGAAAGGCCGCAGGGCAATCCAAAGCAGGTAAAGCTTTAGTCACAGATATTCCTCTTAATTTCTTCTGGCGTTGAAATTATACCAAAACGCCATCCATCATTATCTATCCCCAACACCAACTGAACAATAATCACGCAGCAAATGACAGATTATTGTCAGTCGCTAGACACTTTGCGACAACAAAATGACCAAGCATTGAAATGTGTACAATTTTGCACATTTCAATGTAATTAAACATGAAACTATTATAGTATTCGCGTACTTTTTGACTTCGACTCAACATAATGAATATAAAGAATCAATTTTTTATTTTTGTTTGTATGATAATCATAGGCTTAGTTACCTTCTTTGCCTACGTTAATGCCTATGCGCTAGAAAAGTCAGAAGACACGGCTAAAGTATTGCTGTCATCCATTACCGCTGATTTAATTGCTTTTGAAAGCCAATTATCTGTAACGGCACAATTATATCCCGACTGCAGCGAAGAGAGCCGCAATGCCCTCGAAACAATGACATTAAACTATAGTGTTATTAAAGAGGTTATTTTCATCCGAAACAATTCCACCATCTGTAGCGACCGCAGTGCAACCCTAACCAAGGAGGAGGTTGCTGACTTCGAGATTGAAAAGCTTCCCGCCGGGGAGAAATATGCTATCTATCAGATTTACGACAAGAAAAATGAAAAAACAGCCATTTTCTTTATGGTATATATAGAGTCTGGCTGGTATCAAATTCATTTTGATAAACACGTCCTCGAGTTATGGCTGAAAGAAATTGCCAGCCACCATAATGTTTATGCCTACTTGTATAACAACAAGCGCAAGTACTTATCCAATATTAACGATATAAATAGCTCTGATTCAATATTTTACAAAGCATATGAAGAGTCTACAGAATTCCCTATCGGGATCTCGGTTGGATATACCAAGGCA
Coding sequences within:
- a CDS encoding nucleotidyltransferase domain-containing protein, whose translation is MTKALPALDCPAAFQPEFAKIIDQLVFQLSRSITAVHSVYVAGSVVRKQAVAGRSDLNVTLVVAEPLTVSEHAIRSSIASRVEQQWPQITAVQLTVLTKDEVLDISTIFKWGFWLKHCCVCVFGDDLSSRFGCFEPSWEIGRSMNDDLPLQLDEYRRKIMATRVVSHYLSFCRDVAKKMIWSCYSLVFHRSGKLALSLEQAAELFLSFYPQHGVAIERLFLLVSGTQVPKKAVLFMINDFGQWIVAEFGKIERKIG